Proteins encoded in a region of the Zea mays cultivar B73 chromosome 2, Zm-B73-REFERENCE-NAM-5.0, whole genome shotgun sequence genome:
- the LOC103647485 gene encoding ethylene-responsive transcription factor ERF109-like, with protein sequence MTKKLISISTMAGKQGCKEQSNDRRIQASIQGDAKSVVVGFGGRLVTREQEQEDAIIVAALRHVVSGYSTPPPEVVVTVAGGEACGTCGIDGCLGCDFFGAPELAQEAVSCGTGQVATTASVGGGAAAAALRPRRRRNRNMYRGVRQRPWGKWAAEIRDPRRAARVWLGTFDTAEEAARAYDCAAVEFRGPRAKLNFPGHEALFQGHGDTAAAADTETLTPSPGEWQLGGGAGDELWEGLQDLMKQDEVDRWLAPVFGAASSF encoded by the coding sequence ATGACCAAGAAGCTCATCTCCATCTCCACCATGGCCGGGAAGCAAGGTTGCAAGGAGCAGTCCAATGATCGGAGGATCCAGGCTTCGATCCAAGGAGACGCCAAGAGCGTGGTGGTGGGGTTCGGCGGCAGGCTGGTCACCCGTGAGCAGGAGCAGGAGGACGCCATCATCGTCGCGGCGCTGCGGCACGTGGTGTCCGGGTACAGCACGCCGCCGCCGGAGGTCGTCGTCACGGTGGCGGGCGGGGAGGCGTGCGGGACCTGCGGCATCGACGGGTGCCTCGGCTGCGACTTCTTCGGGGCGCCGGAGCTGGCGCAGGAGGCAGTGTCCTGCGGCACAGGGCAGGTGGCGACGACGGCGTCGGTCGGGggcggggcagcggcggcggcgctgaGGCCCCGGCGGCGTAGGAACAGGAACATGTACCGCGGCGTGCGGCAGCGGCCGTGGGGCAAGTGGGCGGCGGAGATCCGCGACCCGCGGCGCGCGGCGCGCGTGTGGCTGGGCACGTTCGACACCGCGGAGGAGGCCGCCAGGGCCTACGACTGCGCCGCGGTCGAGTTCCGCGGCCCGCGCGCGAAGCTCAACTTCCCGGGCCACGAGGCGCTGTTCCAGGGCCACGGCGAcaccgcggcggcggcggacACCGAGACACTGACGCCGTCGCCGGGAGAGTGGCAGCTGGGCGGCGGAGCAGGAGACGAGCTGTGGGAAGGTCTACAGGACCTCATGAAGCAGGACGAGGTGGACCGCTGGCTCGCGCCGGTTTTCGGCGCCGCGTCTAGTTTTTGA